Below is a genomic region from Pseudomonas frederiksbergensis.
TTCGCCGCGCTCATCTTCGTAACCGAGGAAGAACGGAAATTCGGCTTCCGGGTGGCCGTGGATCGAGGCGAACAGCACGTCGCTGCGCTGATAGAAGATCGATTGGGTGCCGTTGCCGTGGTGGTAGTCGACGTCGAGGATCGCAACTTTCTGGTGACCTTGATCGAGGAAGGCCTGGGCGGCGATGGCGGCGTTGTTGAGGTAGCAATAACCGCCCATCAAGTCGCTGGCAGCGTGATGTCCCGGTGGCCGGCACAGGGCAAACGCGCTGCGGGCGCCGCGCTGGATCGCGGCCTGGGCGGTCAGCGCGACTTGCGCCGCGCTATACGCCGCTTGCCAGGTGCCTGCGGTAATCGGTGCGCCGCCGTCGAAGCTGTAATAGCCGAGCTGGCCATGCAGGCTTTTCGGGATGACCGTGCGCAGGGTGCGCGCCGGCCAGGTGTACGGCAGCAAATCGCCGTCGCGTTCGAACTCGGTCCAGCGCTGCCAGGCGCCTTTGAAGAAGGTCAGGTAATCGTCGCTGTGAATGCGTTGAATCGGTCCAGGACCAAAGTCCTGCGGCGCTTCGACTGGACCCAAATCGCGATGCTGCACACGTTCCAGTACGTGGTCGGCCCGCGAGGGCATTTCGAAGCAGGGCATCAATTGCCCGTCCATCAATTCGCAGCGTCCGTGGTGCAGGTGGTGATCGTCCGAGTAGATCGTCAGCATTTTCTTGTTCTCCGCAGGCTGATTCGGTTGAACACAGTCTTGCGGCGCGCGGAGTTTCAGAGAACGGCAGGAAAGGCCAAAAGGGGATAGATATGGCCAGAGTGTTTGACCGAAATTCGCCCCTGAATGGCGTAATCCGAAAAGATCGCAGCCTGCGGCAGCTTCTACAGAGAATGCATACCTATGTAGGAGCTGCCGCAGGCTGCGATCTTTTGATCTTCAAGGCCGGAACTGACTCGGCGCCACTCCACTCCAGCGCACGAAGGCATGGCGGAAACTCGCGGTCTCGCTGAACCCCAGCGCCTCGGCAATGCGGTAGATCGGTAGCTGATCCTCATAGAGCATTTGTTTGGCCTGCTCGAATCGTAATTCGTCGAGCAATTCCTGATAGCTGCAACCCAGGTCCTTGAGGTGCCGGCGCAAGGTCCGCGCCGAGCAGTTCATCTGTGCGGCCAGACCTTCAAGGCCTGGCGCGGCGTCGAGTTGGGCGGTGAGCAGTTGGCGAATCCGTCCCAGCCACGCCTGGCGGCCGGTGAACTCAGTGTTCTGCTTGCGACAGCGTTCGGTCATGGCCTGATGAGTGATGATGTCGGCCAGCGGCAAGGGCTGGTCCAGCCACTGTTTGTCGAAGGCGAAGGCGTTATCGGTGCAGTCGAAGTGCAGTGGGCAATCAAAGTGCGTTGCATAGCTGGCCTGATAATCCGGTGCCGAATGTTCGAAGCGAGCACCGAGTAGCGGCAGTGGATGGCCGAGCAGGTCGTCGCAAATGACTTTCAGCGAGACCAGGCAGAACTCGGCGTTGAACACCGCCAGCGCCGGGTTCTCCCGGTAATCGGCGGCCACGAACCAGATGCGCTCGCCATCGTTTTCAAGGCTCAACTCGAAAAGTGTTCCCAACAGCGCCGGATAACGAATCGCCAGACGCAAAGCGTCACCGAAGGTGGCACTGGTGAGCAACGCATAACCGAGCATGCCGTAGGACGAAACGTGCAT
It encodes:
- a CDS encoding histone deacetylase family protein, with the translated sequence MLTIYSDDHHLHHGRCELMDGQLMPCFEMPSRADHVLERVQHRDLGPVEAPQDFGPGPIQRIHSDDYLTFFKGAWQRWTEFERDGDLLPYTWPARTLRTVIPKSLHGQLGYYSFDGGAPITAGTWQAAYSAAQVALTAQAAIQRGARSAFALCRPPGHHAASDLMGGYCYLNNAAIAAQAFLDQGHQKVAILDVDYHHGNGTQSIFYQRSDVLFASIHGHPEAEFPFFLGYEDERGEGAGEGFNFNYPLPAGSGWDSWSAALEQACKEIERYGADIVVVSLGVDTFKDDPISQFKLDSPDYLAMGERIGALGKPTLFVMEGGYAVEEIGINAVNVLEGFKSAQ
- a CDS encoding AraC family transcriptional regulator; the encoded protein is MLHSHLTTLNAVSLVLDAFKADGLSSEALLAGSGISAADLSRADTRITTNQEMQVCANAVALKRDVGLELGRRMHVSSYGMLGYALLTSATFGDALRLAIRYPALLGTLFELSLENDGERIWFVAADYRENPALAVFNAEFCLVSLKVICDDLLGHPLPLLGARFEHSAPDYQASYATHFDCPLHFDCTDNAFAFDKQWLDQPLPLADIITHQAMTERCRKQNTEFTGRQAWLGRIRQLLTAQLDAAPGLEGLAAQMNCSARTLRRHLKDLGCSYQELLDELRFEQAKQMLYEDQLPIYRIAEALGFSETASFRHAFVRWSGVAPSQFRP